AGCTGCTCTTTGAAGTGGCCCAAGGTGAGACTGTGGCTCTTCATGGTCCTCCGGTAGGGGATCTCCTCACCGCAGAAGAAATACGTCACCACCGTCTCGCCACTGCACACCCCGTGGCTTCCCAACGCCTTTTTACACTCCTTCATCCTGAAAGtagacggagagagagaaaggggacaTTAGAAGGAGTGGACACCGTCAAGATACTAATGATACTGATCAAAAGAGAAATCAGAAACAGAGCAAAGCTTCTGAGGGACTCTCACTCAAAGTGGTAGATTGTTGGTTAGAGTGTACAGAAGACAGTAGCAGACTAGAAATATGGTAACAGCACCCTGACTGAAGAATAACAGTAGTGGGGGAGTGACCCAGTGCCATCAGTaagtgtgtacttgtgtgttgtgtgtgcatggagaAGGGGCACAGTATTATCAATTCCCCTTCAGCTATGTCCAAGGCTTTGTAGGCCCACTTCAGAGGAGCTCTCTCTTTGCTAAGCTCTGCTCGCCCCAGCCGACTGCCAGCTCACTGAAGGACAGCCAATAAAAAtgatacatacagtatatatgaaAGGGATGTCTCAGTCAGGTGGTGCAGTGACTACACACTCCCCACTCGCAGCACAAATACACAGGATTCATGTAAACAGAGGCAGAGCCAGGAatctaaacctaaacctaaaatAAGCTCTGCAAAAAGGGGGTCACCTTCTCTTTTGAGTGACtgcatgcgagtgtgtgtgtgtgtgtgcacatgcgaTACGGAGGTTTGCACATGGCTACTTGTCTGTCTCCCTACATGTGCAGTGAGCTGTGCAGGTGTCATATAGGAAGAGTTAAAAGGGTAGAAGTACACTGCaaggtggaggctatggctgagaggaggaggaagaagagcagagaggaggagaggagggggagggcagGACGCTAGAGGCATCGTACTCTTCTGATTGGAGACCGGGGCTGGTTGTGAGGAGGCCAGCGGGGCTGCTGGGATTGGCTAGAGACAGAGGGACGGACCCCTCACCCTGGACAGGCACTAGATGGCACTTCTCTTGCTGGAGACTGGACACTGAATGCCTGGGAAGAGATATGACAGAAGTGTTAAGACACTTTTCCTTCAGTGACAATCGATGATCAGTGCATctcaaaaaaaccaaaactgGGGTGGCTGGAAATCACGAGGGACCAAGAAAGCAGATCAGAGCTAAGAACAATATTCAACAACTTCTCTCTAGTTTCTGTGTACCTTTGTTTGGTGGTCTTGGTTGAGACCTCCTCCAGTCTGCGGCAGGCCTCCTCCAGCTGGGCCAAAGTGTTGGGAGGGGGCAGGGGAGGCATGGCTGGGTCCTGGATGAATGGCTGGGCTGGCTGGTGGCTACGTAGGTGGCCACAGCTTCCGCCACCACCCCACGTGTGCGTCTGAGTAGAGGAGCCACCAAAGGATTTTTTGGTATTCTGGTTACTGcaagggagaaagaaaataagaccTCGTGCAATCGTAGGACACAAATCAGGACATTTTAGACTAATATAACTCGTGCAGAAATTCAAGCACCAGCGAATGCTCACCTGTGAGACTTGTGCCTGCCTTGCCGTTTACTCTCAAGGATCCACTGCAACACATTCTGGGTGGGGTCTGTAGTGTCGCTGGGCAGCTGTAAGTCCTCCATACAACTCTCTGCTACGCCCTCCTCAGCGCCTGAACGACACACACGCCTGGATAAAGAGCTGGAACgcctgagagggagaaagacagagttaGTAATGTTACTTTTTATGCATAATAACGCGAGAAACCAGGGAATTAACGGGACATGAAGTAAAAGCAGCGTCTCAGACTCACCCCACACTGTTGTCTGCTGAAATGGCCCCACACATCTCCCTGCCCAAGCTGCGGCTGCGCGGGTAAGGCTGGCAGGGCTGACACTCGCCACTGCTGGAGCACAGGCCGTGCACCCTGAGGGCTGCCTCCCTTTCAATCTGCTCGTTGGTCTTGGGAGTTGCGTGATGATGGATGTAGTGGTGGTGGATGTGTTTTGTGCTCTGCCTGCTTACGAGGGTCCTGCTGGGGCCCAAGGCCAGAGTGATGGCCCCTTGGTCAGGACCGCAGACGGAAGAACTGGACAGCCCCGTCCTTACGAGGGCCTTGATCCCGAAGCCTGCCCGAGTGAAGGGCTTGTGCTCTGGGGAGCTGGAGCGAGGTGAGTGACGTATGACGGCAGGGGACTGACAGCCAGGGGTCTTCAGGACACGGGAGAGGTGCTCGTCCAGGATCGCCTGGGGGTCCTCGTCAGAGGAGCCAGGCAGGAGGGTCAAAGGGTGGGGAGAGAGCTGGGGAGCACTTCCTATGATCTCTGtgtcttctctttcctcctcctggtAACAAGACGCAACATGTCATTATTTAAGGAATTAAAAGAAACACCTTATAATTCACttttccagcaaaaaaaaaaaaaaaaaaaatctcacacaAACCTCTTGGATCTGTTGCAGCCTCTCCTCCAAAGAGTTGATGGTGTCCTGCTTTCTCTTCAGGCTCTCCAAGCGGGAGATGAGCTGGGCTGCAAACTCTGCCGGCTCCATTGGGACCATCTCCTTGGGAGGACAGCGCATACGCTTTGAGGAGAAGGAGATATGTTAGCCGTTGTATCATCTCTGTCATCAACTGAGCCCCTGCCCTCTGCAACTTCTACATTTATGCATTGTTCTCCACTAGTGCCTGCTCCACCACTGGTGGTACTGATCAGGGCCCTCTCAGAGGCACCCAGGGCTCCGGGGCTGTTTCAAGGGGTGGCATGTCTGGCGTATGGTCACGCTGGGCTAGGCCTCGGCTGGTTCCCTCTGTCATCATCAGCAGGCCTTTTTAAAGTCAGCTCACTTCAAAGGCTTCCTCGTCAAATATCAAACACTCAGTGGGGGGAGAATAGGGTGGTGGAGGcagggatggagggatagaTAGATGGGAAGCAGTGGCTTTACATCTTGGAATAAAAGCCACATATCGACAGGGGGTGGAAGAGAACTCCAGGGAGGGAAGGAtgagggattaaaaaaaatgggagAAGTTGAGATACAGAGATGTGTGCTcacaggaggggagagaaagagaaaatgaagtgagGGACGGATTGGTGGAAAGAGATAAAGGTGCCAAAAAGGATGGGAGATCAGACAGGTTGGGGTAATTTATTCCCCCCTTGTCACACACTGGGCACCTTTGAGGTACAGTATAGTgacagtatgtgcacacacacacacacacacacacacacatcttaaattatttgcatttttgcacTGGGGCTttcttgatttttcttcttttttgtttctctcatccCTTTGTTGTAAGGATGAAGGGGagaaaagagtgagaaaaagaggCGCTGTGTGATGGAGCCTAGGGCTGGTGCACCATGGGAATGGCAGCCATTGCCAAAAATCAGAcgggaaacaaaaacaagaataaaagcGAAAATAAAGCAAAAGGGGGACAGTGAGAGAAGAGTGGCGAGAACCGATCTGTGGATCTTCTCCTTATACAAGTAACACTTGCTGCACATCTTGtaatgttggaaaaaaaaaaaaaaaagggggttacATCAAGTTTATCTTAACAAGCTGCGTCTGTTACTTCTTCTGCACGATGCTCCTCTGCCACGGTTACGAACCTCCTTTCCTGTTCTTCTCTCAACCTGAAGTTAGCCTCTCTTAAGCCTTAAGCTACCAACTCCCCTCTGACCTACTGAGAGCTCACATGACACGCTCAAACTCTTCCCTAACATCCCTCACTTTACGGGGAGGGGGgcaaactgagtgtgtgtgtgtaggggggtgggggtgctatggaaaaaaaaaaaaaaaaaaaaaaagggggccaGCTCTGTTGGAAGTTGTCACTTCCCTGCGCGTTTGCTCCATTCATCCATGGATCAAAGCGctgcgtgtgcgtgcatgtgcgtgCGAATGTGTCTGAgta
This genomic window from Pempheris klunzingeri isolate RE-2024b chromosome 17, fPemKlu1.hap1, whole genome shotgun sequence contains:
- the LOC139217072 gene encoding axin-2-like, producing the protein MSRALMDHIASSFREDAPRPPVPGEEGEAPCYPGKLAMMKPLEPPKSVVLGSPGSSARRNEDGLGEPEGSASPDSPLSRWTKSLHSLLGDQDGALLFRTFLEQEKCVDTLDFWFACNGFRQMDLKDTKTQRVAKAIYKRYIENNSIVAKQLKPATKTFIRDNIKRQHIDSAMFDQAQTEIQTNMEENAYQMFLTSDIYLEYVRTGGENPNHVNSNGLGYLPTPNEEEEWSCDFKAKALVGLSVKAQRAAMSTRAMEVMEIGCRSYSRGGSLNPCHLGSFAPFSSTNDSEVSSDALTDDAMSMTDSSVDGVPPYKLGSKKHLQREMQRNMRMNSQVSLPAFPRMRCPPKEMVPMEPAEFAAQLISRLESLKRKQDTINSLEERLQQIQEEEEREDTEIIGSAPQLSPHPLTLLPGSSDEDPQAILDEHLSRVLKTPGCQSPAVIRHSPRSSSPEHKPFTRAGFGIKALVRTGLSSSSVCGPDQGAITLALGPSRTLVSRQSTKHIHHHYIHHHATPKTNEQIEREAALRVHGLCSSSGECQPCQPYPRSRSLGREMCGAISADNSVGRSSSLSRRVCRSGAEEGVAESCMEDLQLPSDTTDPTQNVLQWILESKRQGRHKSHSNQNTKKSFGGSSTQTHTWGGGGSCGHLRSHQPAQPFIQDPAMPPLPPPNTLAQLEEACRRLEEVSTKTTKQRHSVSSLQQEKCHLVPVQGEGSVPLSLANPSSPAGLLTTSPGLQSEEMKECKKALGSHGVCSGETVVTYFFCGEEIPYRRTMKSHSLTLGHFKEQLRKKGNYRYYFKKASDEFECGAVFEEVSDDGSLLPTYEGKILGKVERME